In one Shewanella loihica PV-4 genomic region, the following are encoded:
- a CDS encoding methyl-accepting chemotaxis protein, translating into MWQLRMKNKLLVFALLPLILSFLFLVSITYNLESNSLEENMSTFKASLYSERKAQLKDQVDIALDIVEHQLSLGTAGDVNKALRNVRFGTAGYFFIYDFDGFNRFHAVKPALEGTAQIGMTDPNGKKIVVGLIDAARSGDGFFNYDYSKPGVTGLVPKIGYAATVPGKDWILGTGAYTDDIDAQVESYREVMTKHMNDKAMMILLFALVLVAITAVVMLVAAQRMVNPIHNMVQNLEDIAKGEGDLTKRLDVQGSDEIAMLGRAFNQFVDKLQGIIKDVARATVEVKSGADNISSQTAAMAQQLISHNNETDQVVTAITEMSATASEVAMSTTQVAEATQAATQDVGNAQECVDSSLHEVSTLMAEIDMAAGHINSLNEQSQKINSVLSVIGGIAEQTNLLALNAAIEAARAGEQGRGFAVVADEVRSLASRTQASTLEINEMLSELHNLVSLAVSSMESSQQSCHRSVTSSRAISDSLGAVTSAVTSINDMSTQIATAATEQSSVTEEINRNVFAIQEIVNELLQASNSASDTSQGLANEGRNLDTLVGQFKV; encoded by the coding sequence ATGTGGCAATTAAGAATGAAAAATAAGCTGTTGGTATTTGCTCTCCTGCCCCTGATTTTGAGTTTTCTCTTCTTAGTTTCAATCACCTATAACCTGGAATCTAACTCCCTCGAAGAGAATATGTCGACCTTCAAGGCGAGCCTCTATAGCGAACGTAAGGCGCAGCTAAAGGATCAGGTCGATATCGCCCTGGATATCGTCGAGCATCAGCTCTCCCTGGGGACGGCGGGCGATGTGAACAAGGCGCTGCGTAACGTGCGCTTCGGCACCGCCGGTTACTTCTTCATCTATGATTTTGACGGCTTCAACCGCTTTCATGCGGTCAAGCCTGCGCTGGAGGGTACGGCGCAGATCGGCATGACAGACCCTAACGGCAAGAAGATAGTGGTCGGCCTGATCGATGCCGCCAGAAGCGGCGATGGTTTCTTCAACTATGACTACTCCAAACCTGGGGTCACGGGGCTGGTGCCTAAGATAGGCTACGCCGCAACCGTGCCGGGTAAAGATTGGATCTTGGGTACTGGCGCCTACACCGACGATATCGACGCCCAGGTGGAGAGCTATCGTGAGGTGATGACCAAGCACATGAACGACAAGGCGATGATGATTCTGCTCTTTGCCCTGGTGCTGGTGGCGATCACCGCCGTGGTGATGCTGGTGGCCGCCCAGCGCATGGTCAACCCGATTCACAACATGGTGCAGAACCTCGAAGATATCGCCAAGGGTGAGGGGGATCTGACCAAGCGCCTGGACGTGCAGGGCAGCGATGAGATCGCCATGCTGGGCCGCGCCTTCAACCAGTTTGTCGATAAGCTGCAGGGGATCATCAAGGATGTGGCCAGGGCCACCGTCGAGGTGAAGAGTGGCGCGGATAACATCTCCTCCCAGACAGCGGCCATGGCGCAGCAGCTGATCAGCCACAACAACGAGACGGATCAGGTGGTTACGGCGATCACCGAGATGTCGGCGACCGCTTCAGAGGTGGCCATGAGCACCACTCAGGTGGCCGAGGCGACCCAGGCGGCCACCCAGGATGTGGGCAACGCCCAGGAGTGTGTCGACAGCTCGCTGCATGAGGTCTCGACCCTGATGGCGGAGATCGATATGGCGGCCGGACATATCAACTCCCTCAACGAGCAGTCACAGAAGATCAACAGCGTGCTGAGTGTGATAGGTGGCATCGCCGAGCAGACTAACCTGCTCGCCCTCAACGCCGCCATCGAGGCGGCCCGCGCCGGTGAGCAGGGGCGCGGCTTCGCCGTGGTAGCCGATGAGGTGCGCAGCCTCGCGAGCCGGACACAGGCCAGTACCTTAGAGATCAACGAGATGTTGTCTGAGCTGCATAATCTGGTGTCGCTGGCGGTGAGCAGCATGGAGTCGAGTCAGCAGAGCTGTCATCGCTCGGTGACCTCGTCGCGGGCGATCTCAGATAGCCTGGGGGCGGTGACCTCGGCGGTGACATCGATCAACGACATGAGTACCCAGATCGCCACGGCGGCCACCGAGCAGAGTTCGGTGACCGAGGAGATCAACCGCAACGTGTTTGCGATTCAGGAGATCGTCAACGAGCTGCTACAGGCCAGTAATAGCGCCTCGGACACCAGTCAGGGACTGGCCAACGAGGGCCGTAACCTGGATACCCTAGTTGGTCAGTTTAAGGTGTAA
- a CDS encoding S8 family serine peptidase: MKVKTLVTAVAAALYSAGMAHAAIQQAKVERLEPLKITAEQAKKLNAASTQEVNLLQNDGLNVQISHQNQKFVAEEGLTGEHVYIVRLYQKPLAQAGASLLAQGGAERSAVKAKPGEAKLFVAGQPVNREIKQYRDQLLSKQQAVISELSATLGDRPVRQQFTNAVNGFSMTMSQEEAQRVSQMASVASVRRSKTYDLLSDVGPELIGADKIWTGTVTDSVPYKGENVIVGIIDTGVNTDHRSFADVGDDGYDHQNPWGAGQYVGDCLKEGFEGMCNDKLIGVRSYPVITDNFTSGVYGDTRPAVGEDYQGHGSHVASTAAGNVLLDVDFVNPAPGAVNDGSVVKEALFPRMSGVAPHANIISYQVCHPSNEFNPGCPGEALIAGIEDAISDGVDVINFSIGGQDSHPWSDDVELAFLSAREAGISVAAAAGNSGQPAGYKEYFGAIDHASPWLMNVAASTHSREILVETKLVDPMGGDEAPRWSEIVGGAVNTSSVTGMVVKASDYGDEYCGDPFPAGTFDLTDADGNPTDVIVVCKRNDLNDPNGIARSAKANNILAGGADGMIMYNYANADSIVATAAYSVPSIHITKQEWDGRWDNGMSGYGLSDWLAKGSNHMLTISETTIDRDLDPERADWLAAFSSRGPSPSTPEALIPAVAAPGVNIYAAFADEHPFVSGGASGDFAFLSGTSMASPHVAGAMALLKQAKPSWSATEIQSALAMTAENKVQYHRLNDENGDVALASTYRAGTGRINVANAAKAGFIMDETVENFKAADPQNGGAVHKLNIPQLVNFECKPQCQWIRTIKATTAGSWSVTHDDVMNWAFDSRSQMAQNGVSIKVTPSEFTLEAGETMDIVVEASIMDTQDWFSNAEVELHSNLIFTETSGAASEAHWPVVFKYDKNGMPGRLAATAHRNDGNAIIKGISLPEGDNIQGRIFAPVKADVKTITLPKDNDGSFPWSSNADQSVPMEERLDEATHVEMIQVPANARRLMVESFGTTESGLEGSLDKGNLLVYVGKDYNGNGKADPFEELLCVSNHIQYDNFCNINQPEEGQYWAIFYNPRKGSAQNNYHDFMEETFQFATTVVTDNVASDMSVGVPASNGQEAVDIQVNWNLPEMVEGDVYYSLIDFGTSEVNAGNIGKVAFKLERGIDDVHLDVPQTGAHLGEQVPFTFEVQPNDSGADRAFTISADIPAGLSLNVEDVLTSSKAIVTDISLEEGKLTISGVQPNTADQAPSYNVTTNLEDAMCRTPDFGNKNPGGYVDLEEFRIYPIFSGFAPVEYDANGRAVNGKDNNILSRNGIVLPIDVIFGGRYDSFHLYNNNEELNVAKQNALDIHAHGIVSLWEGQPFFFPYHDIFPYQSFPYESIGMMWRGFEALDPSAPKAILSAPLVNNFSERSGISIASTQTGWGILEYDNARTYLPAGRDANRVYQWQELDDRFDFELIFNVNTRHGDGEYEMMMAYDNLDFGSQDGRGSIGIQGFKGGVYAYGPLSAYLGEQFTYGELDKKLSDGLVICYDYVGPESSQFEVTAWTRVKDNAAGQDLTVNAVSQVEGMADISMSHTVSVASNITLGAIADQSVAENTSLEGIAVMYADEQNSVNQITVTGEHITAVVDGHTSGSEITITPEANFYGEVEVTVTVSDVENPSDAASTSFMLTVESDGVEPQPEPETQPEVEEKDDGGALGFAALMMLMFAGLRRKLAR, encoded by the coding sequence ATGAAGGTGAAAACATTAGTAACAGCCGTGGCAGCCGCACTCTACAGTGCCGGTATGGCCCATGCGGCGATACAGCAGGCTAAGGTCGAAAGACTCGAGCCGCTGAAGATCACCGCCGAACAGGCGAAAAAACTCAATGCCGCTAGCACGCAAGAGGTTAACCTGTTGCAAAACGATGGCCTGAACGTTCAGATCAGCCATCAGAACCAGAAGTTCGTTGCCGAAGAGGGACTGACTGGTGAGCACGTCTACATCGTCAGACTTTATCAGAAGCCTTTGGCTCAGGCGGGCGCTAGCCTGCTGGCTCAGGGCGGCGCCGAGCGTAGTGCTGTCAAGGCTAAGCCCGGTGAGGCTAAGTTGTTTGTGGCCGGTCAGCCGGTTAACCGCGAGATCAAACAGTACCGCGATCAGCTGCTGAGCAAGCAGCAGGCGGTCATCTCTGAGCTGTCGGCTACCTTGGGCGATCGTCCTGTGCGTCAGCAGTTTACCAATGCGGTCAACGGTTTCTCTATGACCATGAGCCAGGAGGAGGCGCAGCGTGTCTCTCAGATGGCAAGCGTCGCCTCTGTTCGTCGCTCTAAGACCTATGATCTGCTGTCCGATGTCGGCCCTGAGCTGATCGGCGCCGATAAGATCTGGACAGGTACTGTGACTGATTCGGTTCCCTACAAGGGGGAGAATGTGATCGTCGGTATTATCGATACCGGGGTGAACACAGACCACAGATCTTTTGCCGATGTGGGCGACGATGGCTATGACCATCAAAATCCATGGGGGGCGGGCCAGTACGTAGGTGACTGTCTCAAAGAGGGCTTCGAGGGCATGTGTAACGACAAGCTTATCGGTGTGCGCTCATACCCAGTGATCACAGATAATTTCACCAGCGGTGTCTATGGCGATACCCGCCCAGCCGTGGGTGAAGACTACCAGGGCCACGGCTCTCACGTGGCCTCGACCGCCGCGGGTAACGTGCTGCTGGATGTGGATTTCGTTAATCCGGCGCCAGGCGCGGTTAACGATGGTAGCGTAGTCAAAGAGGCACTCTTCCCGCGCATGAGCGGTGTGGCGCCTCACGCCAACATCATCTCTTACCAGGTGTGTCACCCATCGAACGAATTCAACCCAGGCTGTCCGGGTGAAGCCCTGATCGCTGGTATCGAAGATGCCATCAGCGACGGTGTCGACGTAATTAACTTCTCTATCGGTGGCCAGGATTCTCACCCATGGAGCGACGATGTCGAGCTGGCCTTCTTGTCGGCTCGCGAAGCTGGTATCTCGGTTGCGGCTGCGGCCGGTAACTCGGGTCAGCCTGCCGGCTACAAAGAATACTTCGGCGCTATTGACCATGCTTCGCCTTGGTTGATGAACGTGGCGGCGAGCACTCACTCTCGTGAGATCTTGGTTGAGACCAAGCTGGTCGATCCTATGGGGGGCGATGAAGCACCACGTTGGAGCGAGATCGTCGGCGGCGCGGTAAACACCAGCTCGGTAACGGGTATGGTGGTTAAGGCTAGCGACTATGGCGACGAGTATTGTGGCGACCCGTTCCCGGCCGGCACCTTCGATTTGACCGACGCCGATGGCAACCCGACCGATGTGATCGTGGTGTGTAAGCGTAACGATCTGAACGATCCTAACGGTATCGCCCGTAGCGCCAAGGCCAACAACATCCTGGCCGGCGGCGCCGATGGCATGATCATGTACAACTATGCCAATGCCGACAGCATTGTGGCGACGGCAGCCTATTCTGTGCCAAGCATCCATATCACCAAGCAGGAGTGGGATGGTCGCTGGGACAACGGTATGTCGGGTTACGGCCTGAGCGACTGGCTAGCCAAGGGCAGCAACCATATGCTGACCATCTCTGAAACCACGATCGATCGCGACCTGGATCCAGAGCGCGCCGACTGGTTGGCCGCCTTCTCGTCACGTGGTCCTAGCCCGTCGACTCCAGAAGCCCTGATCCCAGCAGTTGCGGCCCCTGGCGTTAACATCTACGCCGCTTTTGCCGATGAGCATCCATTCGTCTCTGGTGGCGCATCCGGTGATTTCGCCTTCCTCAGCGGTACCTCTATGGCCTCGCCACACGTTGCCGGTGCCATGGCGCTGCTCAAGCAGGCCAAGCCGAGCTGGAGCGCTACCGAGATCCAATCTGCGTTGGCGATGACGGCAGAGAACAAGGTGCAATATCACAGACTCAACGATGAGAACGGTGATGTAGCGTTGGCGTCTACCTACCGTGCCGGTACCGGTCGTATCAATGTGGCTAATGCCGCCAAGGCCGGTTTCATCATGGATGAAACGGTTGAGAACTTTAAGGCTGCCGATCCGCAAAATGGCGGCGCGGTGCACAAGCTGAATATTCCTCAGCTGGTGAACTTCGAGTGTAAGCCACAGTGTCAGTGGATCCGTACCATCAAGGCGACAACCGCCGGTAGTTGGAGCGTGACCCATGACGACGTGATGAACTGGGCCTTCGATTCTCGTTCACAGATGGCACAGAACGGTGTGTCTATCAAGGTGACCCCGAGCGAGTTTACCCTGGAAGCGGGCGAAACCATGGATATCGTGGTCGAGGCTTCGATCATGGATACCCAGGATTGGTTCAGCAACGCGGAAGTTGAGCTGCACTCTAACCTGATCTTCACCGAAACCAGCGGCGCGGCGTCTGAGGCGCACTGGCCAGTGGTGTTCAAGTATGACAAGAATGGTATGCCAGGACGTCTGGCGGCAACGGCTCACCGTAATGATGGCAATGCGATCATTAAGGGGATCAGCCTGCCGGAAGGCGACAACATCCAAGGTCGTATCTTCGCGCCTGTTAAGGCCGATGTGAAAACTATCACACTGCCGAAGGATAACGATGGTAGCTTCCCTTGGAGCAGCAATGCCGATCAGAGCGTGCCGATGGAAGAGCGCTTGGATGAAGCGACTCATGTGGAGATGATTCAGGTGCCGGCTAATGCCCGTCGTCTGATGGTCGAATCGTTCGGCACCACAGAGAGTGGTCTGGAAGGCAGCCTGGATAAGGGCAACCTACTGGTTTACGTGGGTAAGGACTACAACGGCAATGGCAAGGCGGATCCGTTCGAAGAGCTATTGTGTGTCTCTAACCACATCCAGTACGACAACTTCTGTAACATCAACCAGCCGGAGGAGGGCCAATACTGGGCAATCTTCTACAACCCAAGAAAGGGGTCGGCGCAGAACAACTACCACGACTTCATGGAAGAGACCTTCCAGTTCGCGACAACTGTTGTGACCGACAATGTCGCCTCAGACATGAGCGTGGGCGTGCCTGCCAGCAATGGTCAGGAGGCGGTAGATATCCAGGTGAACTGGAACTTGCCTGAGATGGTTGAGGGCGATGTTTACTACTCACTGATCGATTTTGGTACCTCAGAGGTCAACGCCGGCAATATCGGCAAGGTCGCCTTCAAGCTTGAGCGTGGTATCGATGACGTGCATCTGGATGTACCGCAAACCGGTGCCCATCTGGGTGAGCAGGTGCCTTTCACCTTCGAGGTGCAGCCTAATGACAGCGGCGCGGATCGTGCCTTCACCATTAGTGCCGACATCCCGGCAGGCCTGAGCCTGAATGTGGAAGATGTACTGACCTCATCTAAGGCGATAGTGACAGACATCAGCCTGGAAGAAGGTAAGCTGACCATCAGCGGTGTTCAACCTAATACCGCCGATCAAGCGCCTAGCTACAATGTCACCACTAACCTGGAAGACGCCATGTGCCGCACGCCAGACTTTGGTAACAAGAATCCGGGTGGTTATGTGGATCTCGAAGAGTTCCGTATCTATCCGATCTTCAGCGGCTTCGCGCCGGTGGAATACGATGCCAACGGTCGTGCCGTCAATGGTAAGGACAACAACATCCTGAGCCGCAACGGTATCGTGCTGCCAATCGATGTGATCTTCGGTGGTCGTTATGACAGCTTCCATCTGTATAACAACAACGAAGAGCTCAATGTTGCTAAGCAGAACGCCCTGGATATCCATGCACACGGTATCGTGTCGCTATGGGAAGGTCAGCCTTTCTTCTTCCCATACCATGACATCTTCCCGTATCAGAGCTTCCCATACGAGTCGATCGGCATGATGTGGCGTGGCTTCGAGGCGCTGGATCCAAGTGCGCCAAAAGCTATCCTATCGGCACCACTGGTCAACAACTTCAGCGAGCGTTCGGGCATCTCTATTGCCAGCACGCAAACTGGTTGGGGCATCCTGGAATACGATAACGCGCGTACATACCTGCCTGCGGGCCGCGATGCAAACCGCGTCTATCAGTGGCAAGAGCTGGATGACAGATTCGACTTCGAGCTGATCTTCAACGTCAACACCCGTCATGGCGACGGTGAGTACGAGATGATGATGGCCTATGACAATCTGGACTTCGGTAGCCAAGACGGCCGTGGTTCTATCGGTATCCAAGGCTTCAAGGGCGGTGTCTATGCCTATGGTCCGCTGAGTGCCTACCTGGGTGAGCAGTTTACCTATGGCGAGCTGGACAAGAAGCTATCTGACGGTCTGGTGATCTGTTACGACTACGTGGGCCCTGAGTCTTCGCAGTTCGAGGTAACCGCCTGGACTCGTGTGAAAGACAATGCCGCTGGTCAAGACCTAACGGTTAACGCCGTGAGCCAGGTAGAAGGCATGGCCGACATCAGCATGAGCCACACAGTCAGTGTTGCCTCTAACATCACCCTGGGCGCTATCGCCGACCAGAGTGTGGCAGAGAACACTAGCCTGGAAGGCATCGCCGTGATGTACGCCGATGAGCAAAACAGCGTTAACCAGATCACCGTTACCGGTGAGCACATTACCGCTGTGGTCGATGGCCATACCTCAGGTAGCGAAATCACCATCACGCCGGAAGCCAACTTCTACGGCGAAGTGGAAGTCACGGTTACCGTGAGCGACGTGGAAAACCCAAGCGATGCGGCATCGACCAGCTTCATGCTGACCGTTGAGTCTGATGGCGTCGAGCCACAGCCTGAGCCAGAAACTCAACCTGAAGTCGAAGAGAAAGACGACGGTGGTGCGCTCGGTTTCGCGGCCCTGATGATGCTGATGTTTGCCGGCCTACGCCGCAAGCTAGCACGCTAA
- the fdhF gene encoding formate dehydrogenase subunit alpha — translation MIELTFDGQVVKANRGEDLLTCAKAAGIAIPNLCHLGKQLDDKLAGKQDCNLCYVEVRDEKGDFHTVKACKTQVEAQLEVITHSAALSKRRQAALKHLLSDHFADCEAPCQQACPAGVDVQSYLLHIAQGNHKEAVKVIKQTLPLPLSIGRVCPAFCESACRRGELDEPLAIRQLKRHAADLDLGSEDTYVPPKAPATGKRVAIIGSGPAGISAGYYLSNSGHEVTIFESMPKAGGWLRYGIPEYRLPKQILDREIDLLCQNGLVIQTDTRLGRDIHLKELVNQFDAVCLAIGAQKAVPMNYPGVDLEGCYLGVDYLKDHCTDNNYHTGQKVAVIGGGNTAIDCARTALRKGAEVTLAYRRTRDEMPAEVYEIEEAEHEGVRFYFLTNPIENHGDANGRINAITFEKMRLGEPDASGRRSPQTTGETFTEAFDTVIPAVSQTPDMTFLEHPESQLSTGEVALTRWNTFSGCEHTMSSGVEKLFVLGDSRTGPATAVAAVADGRKAANAIEKLLSGELSCELTPAPFNSQKQDEQKPDSRHFPARLLQAKAKMPELAINKRLDNFDEIELGFNDEEAMLEAARCLECGCQANTECALRDYATEYRVDGAALDKQGHRAFTQDASTPFINFDPNRCISCGACVAMCRQQSGHQAISFEPDSYLALPQEMAATHSRQAPRAGFSATMADSQCVQCGNCVQVCPTGALTDARDKRQGVKHELKQTSTVCTYCGVGCRVIIHSDPVTGEIKRVSGDSRSQVNEGMLCVKGRFGFDFINSQQRLTQPLLRKDGELVPVSWNEAIDYIGTELGRIKAEHGGDAIAGLASAKATNEDNYLFQKLFRSVIGTNNIDHCARLCHASTVTALQESLGSGAMTNDIPSIKSSDLIFILGSDTEAAHPIIASKIKQAVSQHGARLVVADPKRVSIADSAELYVRHRPGSDVMLLNAIMQEIIKQGWHDEDYIDRRVEGFDALRTEVMKDDYSLDNAAKITGVGEEEIAQLARMIGTAEKTAIYYAMGITQHTSGHDNVTAIANLQLLCGNIGIEGAGINPLRGQSNVQGACDMGALPNYFTGYQKVTDPEVQAAFRQAWQQEWLPDQIGLAATEMMHALAHGRLKALYVMGENPVLSDPDQAHVMQGLESAELLIVQDIFMTETAQLADVVLPAASFAEKPGHFTNTERRVQRLQAAIDSPGLARRDWQIITDIAKALGADWHYEDEASIWQELTRVTPQYRGIQWQDTDPSTPKGLLGKQWPCPEPGHEGTRLMHKERFTRGLGKMTPVGYRLPAELPCEDYPFTLSTGRLLEQFHTGTLTRKTDGLNTLGSPRVMMSAIDADRLGVNNGDVLTLSTRRGSINIAAFVTRRAQPGVLFLPFHFAEAAANKLTNNVLDPVAKIPEFKICAVRVEKASEAICWS, via the coding sequence ATGATAGAACTCACCTTCGACGGCCAGGTCGTCAAAGCCAACCGGGGCGAAGATCTGCTCACCTGTGCCAAGGCCGCAGGCATAGCGATCCCTAATTTATGTCATCTGGGCAAGCAACTGGACGACAAACTCGCAGGCAAACAAGACTGTAACCTCTGCTATGTCGAGGTACGCGACGAAAAGGGCGACTTCCACACGGTCAAGGCCTGTAAGACACAGGTCGAGGCACAGCTCGAGGTGATCACCCATTCGGCCGCCCTCAGCAAACGCCGCCAGGCGGCACTGAAACACCTTTTGAGCGACCACTTCGCCGACTGCGAAGCCCCCTGCCAACAGGCCTGTCCGGCCGGCGTAGACGTGCAGTCCTATCTGCTGCATATCGCCCAGGGCAACCACAAGGAAGCGGTCAAGGTGATCAAACAAACCCTACCGCTACCGCTCTCTATCGGCCGTGTCTGCCCGGCCTTTTGCGAATCGGCCTGTCGCCGCGGCGAGTTGGATGAGCCCCTGGCCATTCGCCAACTCAAGCGTCACGCCGCCGATCTGGATCTGGGCAGTGAAGACACCTATGTGCCGCCCAAGGCGCCAGCTACCGGCAAACGCGTCGCCATCATAGGCAGCGGCCCGGCGGGGATCAGCGCGGGTTACTATCTCTCCAATTCAGGCCATGAGGTGACCATTTTCGAGTCCATGCCTAAGGCGGGCGGCTGGCTAAGATACGGTATCCCCGAATACCGTCTGCCCAAGCAGATCCTGGACAGAGAGATAGACCTGCTGTGCCAGAATGGCCTGGTGATACAGACAGATACTCGTCTCGGCCGCGACATCCACCTCAAGGAGCTGGTCAACCAATTCGACGCCGTCTGTCTCGCCATCGGCGCCCAGAAGGCGGTGCCCATGAACTATCCTGGCGTAGACCTCGAAGGCTGCTACTTGGGGGTGGATTACCTTAAGGATCACTGCACAGACAACAACTACCACACAGGCCAGAAGGTGGCGGTGATCGGCGGCGGCAACACCGCCATCGACTGCGCCCGCACCGCGCTGCGCAAGGGCGCCGAGGTAACCCTGGCCTATCGCCGCACCCGCGACGAGATGCCGGCAGAGGTCTATGAGATAGAGGAGGCCGAACATGAGGGCGTGCGCTTCTATTTCCTCACTAACCCTATCGAAAACCATGGCGACGCCAATGGCCGTATCAATGCCATCACCTTCGAGAAGATGCGCCTTGGCGAACCCGATGCCTCCGGCAGACGCTCACCCCAGACCACAGGCGAGACCTTCACCGAGGCGTTCGATACTGTGATCCCGGCGGTCTCCCAGACCCCGGACATGACCTTCCTCGAACATCCAGAGAGCCAGCTCTCCACCGGCGAGGTGGCCCTGACCCGCTGGAACACCTTCTCCGGCTGTGAACATACTATGTCCTCAGGGGTGGAGAAACTGTTCGTGCTCGGTGATTCGCGCACCGGCCCCGCCACGGCGGTTGCCGCGGTGGCCGATGGGCGTAAGGCCGCCAATGCCATCGAGAAACTGCTGAGCGGCGAGCTGAGCTGTGAGCTGACACCTGCGCCCTTCAACTCCCAGAAGCAGGATGAGCAGAAGCCAGACAGCCGTCACTTCCCGGCTCGTCTGCTACAGGCCAAGGCCAAGATGCCGGAACTCGCCATCAACAAGCGCCTGGATAATTTCGACGAGATAGAACTCGGCTTTAACGATGAGGAGGCGATGCTCGAGGCCGCCCGCTGCCTGGAGTGTGGCTGTCAGGCCAACACTGAGTGTGCCCTGCGGGACTACGCCACCGAGTACCGTGTCGATGGTGCCGCGCTCGATAAACAGGGCCACCGCGCCTTTACCCAGGATGCCAGCACGCCTTTTATCAACTTCGACCCCAACCGCTGCATCAGCTGCGGGGCCTGCGTCGCCATGTGCCGCCAGCAGTCTGGCCATCAGGCGATCAGTTTCGAGCCCGACAGTTACCTGGCACTGCCCCAGGAGATGGCCGCAACACACAGCCGCCAGGCGCCCCGCGCCGGGTTCAGCGCCACCATGGCCGACAGCCAATGCGTCCAGTGCGGTAACTGTGTCCAGGTCTGCCCCACAGGGGCGCTGACCGATGCCAGAGACAAGCGTCAGGGGGTTAAACATGAGCTGAAACAGACCTCCACCGTCTGCACCTACTGCGGCGTAGGCTGCCGTGTCATCATCCATAGCGATCCCGTGACTGGTGAGATCAAACGTGTCTCGGGCGACAGCCGATCCCAGGTCAACGAGGGGATGCTCTGCGTCAAGGGCCGCTTCGGATTTGACTTCATCAACAGCCAGCAACGTCTGACCCAGCCGCTGCTGCGCAAAGATGGCGAGCTGGTGCCGGTCAGCTGGAATGAGGCGATCGACTACATAGGCACCGAGCTTGGTCGCATCAAGGCCGAACATGGCGGTGACGCCATCGCCGGTCTGGCCTCCGCCAAGGCGACCAACGAAGATAACTATCTGTTCCAAAAGCTGTTTAGAAGCGTCATCGGCACCAACAACATAGATCACTGCGCCCGCCTGTGTCATGCCTCGACGGTCACCGCCCTGCAGGAGAGCCTTGGCAGCGGCGCCATGACCAATGATATTCCGTCGATAAAATCCTCGGATCTCATCTTCATCCTGGGCTCGGATACCGAAGCCGCCCACCCCATCATCGCCTCCAAGATCAAACAGGCGGTGAGCCAACACGGTGCCCGCCTGGTGGTGGCCGACCCCAAACGGGTGAGCATCGCCGACAGCGCCGAGCTCTACGTGCGTCATCGCCCCGGCAGCGACGTTATGCTGCTCAACGCCATCATGCAGGAGATCATCAAGCAGGGCTGGCACGACGAGGACTATATCGACCGACGCGTAGAAGGATTCGATGCACTTCGCACCGAGGTGATGAAGGACGACTACAGCCTAGACAATGCGGCCAAGATCACTGGGGTTGGCGAAGAGGAGATAGCCCAGCTGGCCCGCATGATAGGCACGGCAGAGAAGACCGCCATCTACTATGCCATGGGGATCACCCAGCACACCTCGGGACACGACAATGTCACCGCCATCGCCAACCTGCAACTGCTGTGCGGCAACATAGGCATCGAGGGCGCGGGGATCAATCCACTGCGGGGCCAGAGCAATGTCCAGGGCGCCTGTGACATGGGCGCCCTGCCCAACTACTTCACCGGCTACCAGAAGGTGACCGACCCCGAGGTGCAAGCCGCCTTCAGACAGGCCTGGCAACAGGAGTGGCTACCAGATCAGATAGGTCTGGCGGCCACCGAGATGATGCACGCCCTGGCCCACGGCAGGCTCAAAGCCCTCTATGTGATGGGAGAAAACCCTGTACTGAGCGATCCCGACCAGGCTCATGTGATGCAAGGGCTGGAGTCGGCCGAGCTGCTGATCGTCCAGGATATCTTCATGACGGAGACGGCCCAGCTGGCCGACGTGGTATTGCCGGCCGCCAGCTTCGCCGAGAAGCCAGGCCACTTCACCAATACCGAGCGTCGGGTGCAGCGTCTGCAGGCGGCCATCGACAGCCCAGGCCTGGCCCGCCGCGACTGGCAGATCATCACAGATATCGCCAAGGCCCTTGGCGCCGACTGGCACTATGAGGATGAAGCGTCCATCTGGCAGGAGCTGACCCGCGTCACACCCCAGTACCGCGGCATCCAATGGCAGGACACAGACCCGAGTACGCCGAAAGGCCTGCTGGGTAAGCAGTGGCCCTGCCCAGAGCCTGGCCATGAGGGCACCCGCCTGATGCATAAAGAGCGCTTTACCCGAGGGCTCGGCAAGATGACGCCCGTCGGCTACCGCCTACCGGCCGAACTGCCCTGCGAAGATTATCCCTTCACCCTCTCCACCGGGCGCCTGCTGGAGCAGTTCCACACCGGCACCCTGACCCGCAAGACGGACGGCCTCAATACCCTGGGGTCGCCCAGGGTGATGATGTCGGCCATCGACGCCGACCGTCTAGGGGTGAACAACGGCGACGTGCTGACTCTGTCGACGAGACGCGGCAGCATCAACATCGCCGCCTTCGTCACGCGCCGCGCCCAGCCGGGAGTGCTCTTCCTGCCCTTCCACTTTGCCGAGGCGGCGGCTAACAAGCTGACCAACAATGTGCTGGACCCTGTGGCCAAGATCCCCGAGTTTAAGATCTGCGCCGTCAGGGTCGAGAAGGCCAGCGAGGCGATCTGCTGGTCTTAG